A region from the Desulfoglaeba alkanexedens ALDC genome encodes:
- a CDS encoding glucosamine inositolphosphorylceramide transferase family protein produces MPHRKDIWRCGIIDQPVEQVLAQGVADVPVHWLPEEPPFHFLADPFPWRQDGHLHLFAETYDYRTRHGTIDLLSLGADFQVLERRPCLAEPWHLSYPIVFAADGAVWMLPEAHRSGTLHLYRMRSGLHEWVREVEIKLDRVPVDATPFSHGGRWWLFYSPADRRETRMGHLHVAWAERITGPWFPHPGNPVRIDMASSRPGGTATLIDGRIMLPTQDCSRTYGGAVRPLWIDRLDETGFAANAGAPLPVPASAGRYREGFHTLSSGGGVTLIDVKYIDRSLAGLWLEVRRRLR; encoded by the coding sequence ATGCCGCACCGCAAGGATATCTGGAGATGCGGTATCATCGACCAACCCGTCGAACAGGTGCTGGCCCAGGGGGTGGCGGACGTGCCGGTGCATTGGCTGCCGGAAGAGCCACCTTTCCACTTCCTGGCTGATCCCTTTCCCTGGCGCCAGGACGGGCATCTGCATCTGTTCGCCGAAACCTATGATTACCGCACTCGGCACGGCACCATCGACCTGCTATCCCTGGGGGCTGATTTCCAGGTATTGGAACGGCGACCATGTCTGGCCGAGCCCTGGCACCTCTCCTACCCGATCGTGTTCGCGGCGGATGGTGCCGTCTGGATGCTGCCCGAGGCGCACCGATCCGGCACCCTGCATCTCTATCGGATGCGCAGCGGCCTACATGAATGGGTGCGGGAGGTTGAAATCAAGCTGGACCGGGTGCCGGTGGATGCCACCCCGTTTTCCCATGGTGGGCGCTGGTGGCTGTTCTATTCCCCTGCCGACCGGCGGGAAACCCGGATGGGTCATCTGCATGTGGCCTGGGCCGAACGTATCACAGGCCCCTGGTTCCCGCATCCGGGCAACCCGGTGCGGATCGACATGGCATCGTCCCGCCCTGGCGGTACGGCAACCCTGATCGATGGACGGATCATGTTGCCGACGCAGGATTGCAGCCGCACCTATGGCGGCGCTGTGCGCCCCCTATGGATCGACCGGCTGGACGAGACCGGGTTTGCCGCCAATGCGGGCGCACCTCTGCCGGTGCCGGCATCGGCGGGGCGTTACCGGGAGGGGTTTCACACCCTGAGCAGCGGCGGGGGTGTTACCCTGATTGATGTGAAATATATCGACCGCTCCCTGGCCGGCCTGTGGCTGGAGGTCAGGCGCCGGTTGCGCTGA